In the Streptomyces fradiae ATCC 10745 = DSM 40063 genome, one interval contains:
- a CDS encoding GmrSD restriction endonuclease domain-containing protein, whose protein sequence is MAVERTNRDIRTLISQIAGGEIMLPEIQRGYVWKASQVAKLVESMYLGYPAGTLLLWKTDEGAETRAAAIGAGQGLPGVMPLYLLDGQQRLTSLYRVFNDHPTAQVVFNIETEAFQNQSNATLRSPKWIKVYDVVGPEADSFALQMQLRSAGLSIDGAEIGRRLKALEAISQRDFHMEVLQGFSYEEVTQIFVRVNSGGRPLKTTDLAMATLSARSPGFLRELEEESARWAERGYRAVDVNFLIKAITLSLSISGKRTSSVSRLTTASPESVREGWERVRRGLERVVPLLCEQLLVPTTALIPSVTALHPLIVFYGRLPEGARVDAEVEKGLLYWFLAASGSNRYGGATDSALTQDVNALDSDEPVRALLANLRLEEKGFSVTARDLSGRNIQSPYIMLSYLAAAHSGAEDWWAGGPISIVSEGTDKLQYSMLHPAAQLRNHRNKYSSAEINELANIVFVSQQTAKNMIGNRAPAEYIKEVQADDLAAHAVPTDAKVLEADGFREFLVARRMLLAGRISALLDRFRPAFIDAGSAGGARPEAPRKSLVLTGYTAGSRTLLVAEMQVGARHWAGRIDTAELDAALDAAASGLDSDVTVAGETAPMKVDEDGVTLLVGPFRLRGTADQWRTVLKDAFSDALPAADCPEAEPLAWDGEVEEFLLADVGTQGV, encoded by the coding sequence ATGGCAGTCGAACGTACGAACCGGGACATCAGGACGCTCATCAGCCAGATCGCTGGCGGGGAGATCATGCTCCCGGAGATCCAGCGCGGCTATGTCTGGAAGGCGTCGCAAGTCGCGAAGCTTGTGGAGTCGATGTACCTCGGATACCCGGCAGGGACACTCCTGCTGTGGAAGACGGACGAGGGAGCCGAAACCCGCGCTGCGGCGATCGGGGCCGGGCAGGGGCTTCCCGGCGTTATGCCGCTATACCTCCTCGACGGCCAGCAGCGGCTCACTTCGCTGTACCGCGTCTTCAACGACCACCCGACAGCGCAGGTCGTCTTCAACATCGAGACGGAGGCGTTCCAGAACCAGAGCAATGCCACGCTCAGGAGCCCGAAGTGGATCAAGGTCTACGACGTCGTCGGGCCGGAAGCTGATTCGTTCGCGCTCCAGATGCAGCTTCGTTCGGCAGGGCTGTCGATCGACGGCGCAGAGATCGGGCGCCGCCTCAAGGCGCTCGAAGCGATCTCGCAGCGCGACTTCCATATGGAGGTCCTCCAGGGCTTCAGCTATGAAGAGGTCACCCAGATCTTCGTGCGGGTCAACAGCGGCGGCCGTCCGCTGAAGACGACCGATCTGGCGATGGCGACGCTCTCCGCTCGCTCACCGGGGTTCCTCAGGGAGCTCGAGGAGGAGTCGGCCCGGTGGGCAGAGCGCGGCTACCGGGCTGTCGACGTCAACTTCCTCATCAAGGCGATCACGCTCAGCCTGTCCATCTCGGGCAAGCGGACCTCGTCTGTCTCCAGGCTGACCACTGCCAGTCCGGAGTCCGTCCGGGAAGGCTGGGAGCGTGTGCGCCGAGGGCTTGAGCGCGTCGTTCCGCTGCTCTGTGAGCAGTTGCTCGTTCCGACCACGGCGCTCATCCCGTCCGTCACTGCCCTGCATCCGCTGATCGTCTTCTACGGGCGCCTGCCGGAAGGCGCCCGCGTCGATGCTGAGGTGGAGAAGGGGCTGCTGTACTGGTTCCTGGCCGCGAGCGGGAGCAACCGCTACGGCGGTGCGACCGACAGTGCACTGACCCAGGACGTCAATGCCCTCGACTCGGACGAGCCTGTCCGCGCCCTCCTCGCCAACCTGCGCTTGGAGGAGAAGGGCTTCAGCGTGACCGCCCGGGACCTGTCCGGGCGCAACATCCAGAGCCCGTACATCATGCTCTCCTACCTGGCTGCCGCCCACTCCGGGGCAGAGGACTGGTGGGCCGGCGGGCCGATCTCCATCGTTTCCGAGGGAACGGACAAGCTGCAGTACAGCATGCTGCACCCGGCCGCGCAGCTGCGGAACCACCGCAACAAGTACTCGTCTGCGGAGATCAACGAACTGGCGAACATCGTCTTCGTCTCGCAGCAGACGGCCAAGAACATGATCGGCAATCGGGCTCCTGCCGAGTACATCAAGGAAGTACAGGCCGACGACCTGGCTGCCCACGCTGTCCCGACCGATGCCAAGGTCCTCGAAGCCGACGGGTTCCGGGAGTTCCTTGTCGCCCGGCGCATGCTCCTCGCGGGGCGGATCTCCGCTCTCCTCGATCGTTTCCGCCCGGCCTTCATCGATGCGGGAAGCGCCGGTGGCGCGCGGCCTGAGGCACCCCGCAAGTCCCTCGTACTCACGGGGTACACCGCGGGAAGCCGCACTCTGCTGGTCGCCGAGATGCAGGTCGGGGCGCGGCACTGGGCAGGACGCATCGACACGGCTGAACTGGATGCCGCACTCGATGCGGCTGCCAGCGGTCTCGACAGCGATGTCACGGTGGCCGGGGAGACGGCGCCGATGAAGGTCGACGAGGACGGTGTGACCCTGCTGGTCGGCCCCTTCAGGCTCCGCGGGACGGCGGACCAGTGGCGGACAGTGCTGAAGGACGCCTTCTCCGACGCCCTGCCCGCAGCGGACTGCCCTGAGGCGGAGCCGCTGGCGTGGGATGGAGAGGTCGAAGAGTTCCTCCTTGCGGACGTCGGTACCCAGGGGGTGTAA
- a CDS encoding very short patch repair endonuclease, with amino-acid sequence MAMNELPQEPTAGDWTPPEGSWASSAANRRSMLGNRNRDTAPERALRSLVHAAGLRYRVAAKPLPGMRRTADLVFRPTRVAVFVDGCFWHGCPEHFVPPKTNPDYWREKIGRNVQRDRDTDARLAEAGWLVLRFWEHESPEASSAVVCAAVESRRRKAAVRAEPET; translated from the coding sequence ATGGCGATGAACGAGCTGCCTCAAGAGCCGACCGCTGGCGATTGGACCCCTCCGGAGGGGTCGTGGGCGTCCTCTGCCGCGAACCGCCGCAGCATGCTCGGAAACCGGAACCGGGATACAGCGCCAGAGCGTGCGCTGCGCTCCCTCGTCCACGCGGCCGGGCTTCGCTACCGGGTCGCGGCCAAGCCGCTTCCGGGGATGCGCCGGACGGCCGACCTCGTCTTCCGCCCGACCCGGGTCGCGGTCTTCGTCGACGGCTGCTTCTGGCACGGCTGCCCCGAGCACTTCGTACCGCCGAAGACGAACCCCGACTACTGGCGCGAGAAGATCGGGAGGAACGTGCAGCGCGATAGGGACACGGACGCGCGCCTCGCGGAAGCCGGCTGGCTTGTCCTGAGGTTCTGGGAACATGAGTCCCCGGAAGCGAGTTCTGCGGTCGTCTGCGCTGCGGTGGAGTCGCGTCGCCGCAAGGCGGCGGTGAGGGCAGAACCGGAGACGTAG
- a CDS encoding FAD-dependent monooxygenase has protein sequence MTRSAEWTDVLIVGGGPVGLALALDLAYRGIDCTVAEAGDGTVRHPKVSTIGPRSMELLRRWGVADAVRGAGWPSDHPLDIAWVTRVGGHEIHRYRRGTAGSRPAFAHTPEPDQMCPAHWLNPVLTRAVGVHPDGPLRLRTTVERVRQADDHVEAALTDHSTGTTRTLRARYVVACDGAASPVRRACGIDAPARHRTQVFRNILFRAPELRERLGDRAALVHFLMLSATLRFPLRALNGTDLYNLVVGVEDEAAGRADAAALVREALAFDTPVELLGDGEWRLTHRVADRYRAGRVFLAGDAAHTLSPSGGFGLNTGIGDAADLGWKLAAALDGWAGRHLLDTYETERRPIAVESLEEANRNLRRTMSRRLPPGIAADGPEGERARAEVARRLEESGAWREFDAPEIHFGLGYRSPAIVEDPAAPARPGKPDARWRPGSDPGYRAAHAWWDATTSTLDLFGRGYVLLCFAEDGEPAVVERAFAERGVPLTVRSGGAEEVAKLYERSFVLVRPDGHVAWRGDALPRDAGALADIVRGERTQPVRDL, from the coding sequence ATGACACGTTCCGCCGAGTGGACCGACGTACTGATCGTGGGCGGCGGCCCGGTCGGGCTGGCGCTCGCCCTCGACCTGGCGTACCGCGGGATCGACTGCACGGTCGCCGAGGCCGGCGACGGGACGGTCCGGCATCCCAAGGTCAGCACGATCGGCCCCCGGTCGATGGAGCTGCTGCGCCGCTGGGGGGTGGCCGACGCCGTCCGCGGCGCCGGATGGCCGTCCGACCACCCCCTGGACATCGCCTGGGTCACCAGGGTCGGCGGTCACGAGATCCACCGCTACCGCCGGGGCACGGCCGGAAGCCGGCCGGCCTTCGCGCACACCCCCGAGCCCGACCAGATGTGCCCGGCGCACTGGCTGAACCCGGTGCTGACGCGCGCCGTGGGCGTGCACCCCGACGGCCCGCTGCGGCTCCGCACGACCGTCGAGCGCGTGCGGCAGGCCGACGACCACGTGGAGGCCGCCCTCACCGACCACTCCACCGGCACCACCCGCACCCTGCGGGCCCGGTACGTGGTGGCCTGCGACGGCGCCGCGTCCCCCGTCCGGCGGGCCTGCGGCATCGACGCGCCGGCGCGCCACCGCACGCAGGTCTTCCGCAACATCCTCTTCCGCGCCCCCGAGCTGAGGGAGCGCCTCGGCGACCGCGCCGCCCTCGTCCACTTCCTGATGCTCTCCGCCACACTGCGCTTCCCCCTGCGCGCGCTGAACGGCACCGACCTGTACAACCTGGTCGTGGGCGTCGAGGACGAGGCCGCCGGGCGCGCCGACGCGGCCGCCCTGGTCCGCGAGGCCCTGGCGTTCGACACCCCGGTGGAGCTGCTGGGCGACGGGGAGTGGCGCCTCACCCACCGCGTGGCCGACCGCTACCGCGCCGGGCGGGTCTTCCTCGCCGGGGACGCCGCGCACACCCTCTCGCCGTCCGGGGGCTTCGGGCTCAACACCGGGATCGGCGACGCCGCCGACCTGGGCTGGAAGCTCGCCGCGGCGCTGGACGGCTGGGCGGGGCGCCACCTGCTCGACACGTACGAGACCGAGCGCCGGCCGATCGCCGTGGAGAGCCTGGAGGAGGCCAACCGCAACCTGCGGCGGACCATGAGCCGCCGGCTGCCGCCCGGCATCGCAGCGGACGGCCCCGAGGGCGAGCGCGCCCGCGCGGAGGTGGCGCGGCGGCTGGAGGAGAGCGGGGCGTGGCGGGAGTTCGACGCCCCGGAGATCCACTTCGGGCTGGGCTACCGATCCCCGGCGATCGTCGAGGACCCGGCGGCGCCCGCCCGCCCGGGGAAGCCGGACGCGCGGTGGCGCCCCGGCAGCGACCCCGGTTACCGGGCCGCGCACGCCTGGTGGGACGCCACCACCTCCACGCTGGACCTGTTCGGGCGCGGATACGTGCTGCTGTGCTTCGCCGAGGACGGCGAACCGGCGGTCGTCGAGCGCGCGTTCGCCGAGCGCGGGGTGCCGCTGACCGTGCGGAGCGGGGGAGCGGAGGAGGTCGCCAAGCTCTACGAGCGGTCCTTCGTGCTGGTCCGTCCGGACGGCCACGTGGCGTGGCGGGGCGACGCCCTGCCCCGCGACGCGGGGGCCCTCGCCGACATCGTGCGGGGGGAGCGGACCCAGCCCGTGCGAGACCTCTGA
- a CDS encoding SAM-dependent methyltransferase, which produces MTDATQTQPQPPAQTQTQTQTQPVPGAVGELYDRLTLSAMNDGTFNPNVHIGYWDTPDSKATIEEAMDRLTDVFIDWLKADGSSHVLDLGCGVGGPGLRVVRQTGARVTGISISEEQIKTANRLAAEAGLADRAVFQHGDAMELPFADGSFDAVMALESICHMPDRQHVLTDVARVLAPGGRLVLTDVFERHPRKEPRHPGIDKFCRDLMSTTADIDDYVALLHRSGLRLRAILDITEQTTLRLADELAKVADVEDRPAAMNEGNFDFTDDAFRPSDLAGVDDFGCVLVVAERP; this is translated from the coding sequence ATGACCGACGCCACCCAGACCCAGCCCCAGCCCCCCGCCCAGACCCAGACCCAGACCCAGACCCAGCCCGTTCCGGGAGCCGTCGGCGAGCTGTACGACAGGCTCACGCTGAGCGCCATGAACGACGGCACCTTCAACCCCAACGTCCACATCGGCTACTGGGACACCCCGGACTCCAAGGCCACCATCGAGGAGGCGATGGACCGGCTGACCGACGTGTTCATCGACTGGCTGAAGGCGGACGGCTCCTCCCACGTCCTCGACCTCGGCTGCGGGGTGGGCGGCCCCGGCCTGCGGGTCGTGCGCCAGACCGGCGCGCGCGTCACCGGCATCAGCATCAGCGAGGAGCAGATCAAGACCGCCAACCGGCTGGCGGCCGAGGCGGGCCTCGCCGACCGGGCCGTCTTCCAGCACGGCGACGCGATGGAACTCCCCTTCGCCGACGGCTCGTTCGACGCCGTCATGGCCCTGGAGTCGATCTGCCACATGCCGGACCGTCAGCACGTGCTCACCGACGTGGCGCGGGTGCTCGCCCCCGGCGGGCGGCTGGTCCTGACCGACGTGTTCGAGCGCCACCCGCGCAAGGAGCCGCGCCACCCGGGCATCGACAAGTTCTGCCGCGACCTCATGTCGACCACGGCCGACATCGACGACTACGTCGCGCTGCTCCACCGCTCCGGCCTGCGGCTGCGCGCCATCCTCGACATCACGGAGCAGACCACCCTGCGCCTCGCCGACGAACTGGCGAAGGTGGCGGACGTCGAGGACCGCCCCGCGGCCATGAACGAGGGGAACTTCGACTTCACCGACGACGCGTTCCGCCCGTCCGACCTGGCGGGCGTCGACGACTTCGGCTGCGTGCTGGTCGTCGCCGAACGGCCGTGA
- a CDS encoding SAM-dependent methyltransferase: MTQQPATTPDSVEQTYDVFADAGATDALGGNIHVGYWDGDPGVPIAEATDRLTDLVAQRLALRPGLRLLDVGCGNGLPAVRIAGRHDVEVTGITVSRRQLATAEKEAAAHGAGRVSFRYADAVDLPFEDGSFDGAFAIESLLHIPDQTAALAELRRVVRPGGLLVVADLCRRRPFTGADAALLDGMLGVYEIAGVNTPEEHRARLAEAGWRLTDMTDIGERVRPSYGHAAAAFRGLAASLDAAAAERMGEAADLMEAFGRHPDAGYVLMTARRP, encoded by the coding sequence ATGACACAGCAGCCCGCCACGACCCCCGACTCCGTCGAGCAGACCTACGACGTGTTCGCCGACGCCGGCGCCACGGACGCGCTGGGCGGCAACATCCACGTGGGCTACTGGGACGGCGACCCCGGCGTCCCGATCGCCGAGGCCACCGACCGCCTCACCGACCTCGTCGCCCAGCGGCTCGCACTCCGCCCCGGTCTGCGGCTGCTCGACGTGGGGTGCGGCAACGGCCTGCCCGCCGTGCGCATCGCAGGGCGGCACGACGTCGAGGTCACCGGCATCACCGTCAGCCGCCGGCAGCTCGCCACCGCGGAGAAGGAGGCGGCGGCCCACGGCGCCGGCCGGGTCTCCTTCCGGTACGCGGACGCCGTGGACCTCCCCTTCGAGGACGGCTCCTTCGACGGGGCCTTCGCGATCGAGTCGCTGCTGCACATCCCCGACCAGACCGCCGCCCTGGCGGAGCTGCGCCGCGTGGTCCGCCCCGGCGGCCTCCTCGTCGTCGCGGACCTGTGCCGGCGCCGCCCGTTCACCGGCGCCGACGCGGCCCTGCTCGACGGGATGCTCGGCGTGTACGAGATCGCCGGCGTCAACACCCCCGAAGAGCACCGCGCACGACTGGCGGAGGCGGGCTGGCGGCTGACGGACATGACGGACATCGGTGAGCGGGTCCGCCCCAGCTACGGGCACGCCGCCGCCGCCTTCCGGGGGCTCGCCGCCTCGTTGGACGCCGCGGCGGCGGAGCGGATGGGCGAGGCGGCCGACCTCATGGAGGCGTTCGGCCGCCACCCGGACGCCGGCTACGTCCTGATGACCGCCCGCCGCCCCTGA
- a CDS encoding cytochrome P450: MPSATLPRFALTGWDAEDIADPYPVYRRYREAAPVHRGESPAGAPATFYAFSYEEAARVLTGRGFGRDARVASGDPAAAPVPVPAEHRALRAVVENWLVFMDPPRHTELRSLLGAEFSPAVVDRLRPRVERLAGDLLQRLAGRREADLVEGFAAPLPLLVISELLGVPREHQGWLRANAMALQEAGSTRTRGGAGRYARAEAAAAEFTRYFRQEVRGRRGGDGGDLLTLLVRARDGGAPLTEDGIVGTCVHLLSAGHETTTNFLSKAVLALRAHPEVLDALRGAPGPAPGAVEELLRYDGPVQAVTRWAYEDTRLGGLDVPRGSRVVALLGSANRDPARFPDPDVLDVGRPADRHLGFGLGIHYCLGAALARAEAEIGLRTLLDGLPGLGLGGQRVDYADDMVFHGPLRLVLDLSGRP; the protein is encoded by the coding sequence ATGCCATCCGCGACGCTGCCGCGGTTCGCGCTCACGGGCTGGGACGCCGAGGACATCGCCGACCCCTACCCGGTGTACCGGCGCTACCGCGAGGCCGCGCCCGTGCACCGCGGCGAGTCGCCCGCGGGCGCGCCCGCCACCTTCTACGCCTTCTCCTACGAGGAGGCCGCCCGGGTCCTGACCGGCCGGGGCTTCGGCAGGGACGCCCGCGTCGCGTCCGGCGACCCCGCGGCGGCGCCCGTCCCCGTACCGGCCGAGCACCGCGCCCTGCGGGCCGTCGTGGAGAACTGGCTCGTGTTCATGGACCCGCCCCGCCACACCGAGCTGCGCTCCCTGCTCGGCGCGGAGTTCTCCCCGGCGGTCGTCGACCGGCTGCGGCCCCGCGTCGAGCGGCTCGCCGGGGACCTCCTCCAGCGGCTCGCGGGACGCCGGGAGGCCGACCTCGTCGAAGGCTTCGCCGCCCCGCTCCCCCTCCTCGTCATCTCCGAGCTGCTGGGCGTCCCGCGGGAGCACCAGGGCTGGCTGCGCGCCAACGCGATGGCCCTCCAGGAGGCCGGCAGCACCCGCACGCGCGGCGGGGCGGGCCGCTACGCGCGGGCCGAGGCGGCCGCCGCCGAGTTCACCCGCTACTTCCGGCAGGAGGTGCGCGGGCGGCGCGGCGGCGACGGCGGCGACCTGCTCACCCTCCTCGTCCGGGCCCGCGACGGCGGCGCGCCGCTGACCGAGGACGGCATCGTGGGCACCTGCGTCCACCTGCTCTCCGCCGGACACGAGACGACCACCAACTTCCTCTCCAAGGCGGTGCTGGCACTGCGGGCCCACCCGGAGGTGCTCGACGCGCTGCGCGGCGCCCCCGGCCCGGCGCCCGGGGCCGTCGAGGAACTGCTGCGCTACGACGGGCCGGTGCAGGCGGTGACCCGGTGGGCGTACGAGGACACCCGCCTCGGCGGCCTCGACGTACCGCGCGGCAGCCGGGTCGTCGCCCTGCTGGGCTCGGCGAACCGGGACCCCGCGCGCTTCCCGGACCCCGACGTCCTGGACGTGGGCCGGCCCGCCGACCGGCACCTGGGGTTCGGGCTCGGCATCCACTACTGCCTCGGGGCGGCCCTGGCCCGCGCCGAGGCCGAGATCGGGCTGCGGACGCTGCTGGACGGGCTGCCCGGCCTGGGCCTCGGCGGCCAGCGGGTCGACTACGCCGACGACATGGTCTTCCACGGGCCGCTGCGCCTCGTCCTCGACCTGTCCGGGCGCCCGTGA
- a CDS encoding ferritin-like domain-containing protein, whose translation MSVFDLPRLHFRGTATTHLPTGPRGGLVDLATNTALTGDGRPFPPHRPPGEYHDHLERLGPRHDHEGRPSPDGPFSAAKGGHFSGSGHFSVDARITGAETRAGGGVVVADPSVGRAVDLWGHYNEYLGTTVNRARVFDVDPASAWTTTLMVGQFAFGRDGRSHDTGYMATGAVTGFQPPRWHDFGHEGRAGRTDGTGERGPAGRLPRSVVHQFVVPADGGLTWLDEADVSPVARRLRDEAQAEGAGGLVVQFALSHRSAPQVPDRPSRWLLRGTIALWRPHEPRTHPAGRLLVPERRTPGRAAPGRLHNLSVEVTDTHVTLNTVTALPTRNHPDPGTPADAGPNPGTPDPTPADGTPADGTPDWTRTRPPAPEDLGDLELRTGSGRLVARVPRQAYLGEEYALTGGVVTVPSELPAADAAAEPLLLAGGGPGGPVVHLREREVDVQVDDASLILEHPRDPDDADHDVEVAVRSWVRGRPAPVRGIAVRQFFNPRALPLDPVARDPRARCSDVRVVRMRPGRRDTSGPWADGCVLDTDEAGRGWLTLRGAAPGTARVLLSPDPADLPSDPGLPGSAARCHDDGDALGYWSGAGHLSLRVLPDDWRLAGIDGDEVTFDLVYREVFAYYEHLYSFMKAEVFSLADRCKVETYAKLIWQMCDPRNKAKTYYMPPTRDLSEPKARLLLAFLRARQKPDGVLLTQPAAVPRRRETTTRGGLLSLLRDAAAIELAVMLQYLYAAYSVPTHGAGLAYVRRGLWTPAQLRLACGDGGETLDEGVRSMLLGIAREEMIHFLLVNNIITALGEPFHVPRVDFGTVNRELPVPLDFCLERLGPGSVDRFIQIERPEDLVGEVRREGTPAPVAVRDDRHPYASLSELYADIREGLQRVPDLFLVDRGRGGGEHHLFLRESVNRHHPDYQLEVDDLPSALFAIDVIAEQGEGGVLAPRPDAGAGVRAGSREGVREHSHYASFLRISDLLHGDPAVRSRPGGERWNPAYPVVRNPTLGHGNPVMETVTDPDARSVMELFNQSYFMALQLMAQHFGERPDASLRRSDLMNAAIDMMTGLMRPLAELLVTLPSGRRGTTAGPSFELAEQPAPVARPDVARRGIALRLDHLAAACAKHPLVPARVGEMSAFWADHFRPPRH comes from the coding sequence ATGAGCGTCTTCGACCTGCCCCGGCTGCACTTCCGCGGCACGGCGACGACCCACCTGCCCACCGGCCCGCGCGGCGGTCTCGTCGACCTGGCCACGAACACGGCGCTCACCGGCGACGGCCGGCCCTTCCCGCCGCACCGCCCGCCCGGCGAGTACCACGACCACCTGGAGCGCCTGGGACCGCGCCACGACCACGAGGGCAGGCCCTCGCCCGACGGCCCCTTCAGCGCGGCCAAGGGCGGGCACTTCTCCGGCAGCGGGCACTTCTCCGTCGACGCGCGGATCACCGGCGCCGAGACCCGGGCGGGCGGCGGCGTCGTCGTCGCCGACCCGTCGGTCGGGCGCGCCGTCGACCTGTGGGGGCACTACAACGAGTACCTCGGCACCACCGTCAACCGGGCCCGGGTCTTCGACGTCGACCCGGCCTCCGCCTGGACCACCACGCTCATGGTCGGTCAGTTCGCCTTCGGCCGCGACGGGCGCTCCCACGACACCGGGTACATGGCCACCGGCGCCGTCACCGGCTTCCAGCCCCCCAGGTGGCACGACTTCGGCCACGAGGGCCGGGCCGGTCGCACCGACGGCACCGGCGAGCGTGGGCCGGCCGGCCGGCTGCCCCGCTCCGTCGTCCACCAGTTCGTGGTGCCCGCGGACGGCGGGCTGACCTGGCTCGACGAGGCGGACGTCTCACCGGTCGCGCGGCGCCTGCGGGACGAGGCGCAGGCCGAGGGCGCCGGGGGCCTGGTGGTCCAGTTCGCGCTCAGCCACCGGTCCGCGCCGCAGGTGCCCGACCGGCCGAGCCGGTGGCTGCTGCGCGGCACGATCGCCCTGTGGCGCCCGCACGAGCCGCGCACCCACCCGGCGGGACGGCTGCTCGTCCCCGAACGCCGCACGCCCGGCCGGGCGGCCCCCGGCCGCCTGCACAACCTCTCGGTCGAGGTGACCGACACCCACGTCACCCTCAACACCGTCACCGCGCTGCCCACCCGGAACCACCCGGACCCCGGCACCCCGGCCGACGCCGGCCCGAACCCCGGCACCCCGGACCCCACCCCGGCCGACGGAACCCCGGCCGACGGCACCCCGGACTGGACCCGCACCCGCCCCCCGGCGCCCGAGGACCTCGGCGACCTCGAACTGCGCACCGGCAGCGGCCGGCTGGTGGCCCGCGTCCCCCGGCAGGCGTACCTCGGCGAGGAGTACGCCCTGACCGGCGGCGTCGTCACCGTCCCCAGCGAGCTGCCCGCGGCCGACGCCGCCGCCGAGCCGCTCCTCCTGGCGGGCGGCGGCCCCGGCGGTCCCGTGGTGCACCTGCGCGAGAGGGAGGTCGACGTCCAGGTCGACGACGCGAGCCTCATCCTGGAACACCCGAGGGACCCGGACGACGCCGACCACGACGTCGAGGTGGCCGTGCGCTCCTGGGTGCGGGGCCGTCCTGCGCCCGTGCGGGGGATCGCCGTACGCCAGTTCTTCAACCCGCGGGCCCTGCCGCTCGACCCGGTGGCGCGCGACCCGCGGGCGCGGTGCTCCGACGTGCGCGTCGTGCGGATGCGCCCGGGCCGCCGCGACACCTCCGGGCCGTGGGCGGACGGCTGCGTGCTGGACACGGACGAGGCGGGCCGCGGCTGGCTCACCCTGCGCGGCGCCGCCCCCGGCACCGCCCGCGTCCTGCTCTCCCCGGACCCCGCCGACCTGCCGTCCGACCCCGGCCTGCCCGGCTCGGCCGCCCGCTGCCACGACGACGGCGACGCCCTCGGCTACTGGTCCGGCGCCGGCCACCTGTCGCTGCGGGTCCTGCCCGACGACTGGCGGCTGGCCGGCATCGACGGCGACGAGGTGACCTTCGACCTGGTGTACCGGGAGGTCTTCGCCTACTACGAGCACCTGTACTCCTTCATGAAGGCCGAGGTCTTCAGCCTCGCCGACCGGTGCAAGGTGGAGACGTACGCGAAGCTCATCTGGCAGATGTGCGACCCGCGCAACAAGGCGAAGACGTACTACATGCCGCCGACGCGCGACCTGTCGGAGCCCAAGGCCCGGCTCCTGCTGGCCTTCCTGCGGGCCCGGCAGAAGCCGGACGGCGTCCTGCTGACGCAGCCGGCGGCCGTTCCGCGCCGCCGGGAGACCACCACCCGCGGCGGCCTCCTGTCCCTGCTGCGCGACGCCGCGGCCATCGAGCTGGCCGTCATGCTCCAGTACCTGTACGCCGCCTACTCCGTCCCCACCCACGGCGCCGGCCTCGCCTACGTGCGCCGGGGCCTGTGGACGCCCGCGCAGCTCAGGCTCGCCTGCGGCGACGGCGGCGAGACCCTCGACGAGGGCGTCCGCAGCATGCTGCTGGGCATCGCGCGCGAGGAGATGATCCACTTCCTCCTCGTCAACAACATCATCACCGCCCTGGGCGAGCCCTTCCACGTGCCCCGCGTCGACTTCGGCACGGTCAACCGGGAACTGCCGGTGCCGCTCGACTTCTGCCTGGAGCGGCTGGGGCCCGGCAGCGTCGACCGGTTCATCCAGATCGAACGGCCCGAGGACCTGGTGGGCGAGGTGCGCCGGGAGGGCACGCCGGCACCCGTCGCCGTCCGCGACGACCGGCACCCCTACGCCTCGCTCAGCGAGCTGTACGCGGACATCCGCGAGGGCCTGCAGCGCGTGCCGGACCTGTTCCTGGTGGACAGGGGCAGGGGAGGCGGGGAACACCACCTGTTCCTGCGGGAGTCGGTCAACCGGCACCACCCCGACTACCAGCTGGAGGTGGACGACCTGCCCAGCGCGCTGTTCGCGATCGACGTCATCGCGGAGCAGGGCGAGGGAGGGGTGCTCGCCCCGCGCCCGGACGCCGGCGCCGGTGTCCGCGCGGGCTCGCGCGAGGGCGTCCGCGAGCACTCCCACTACGCCTCCTTCCTGCGGATCTCCGACCTGCTGCACGGCGACCCGGCCGTACGGAGCCGTCCGGGCGGCGAGCGGTGGAACCCGGCGTACCCGGTGGTGCGCAACCCCACCCTCGGGCACGGCAACCCGGTCATGGAGACGGTCACCGACCCGGACGCCCGCTCGGTCATGGAGCTGTTCAACCAGTCGTACTTCATGGCACTGCAGCTGATGGCCCAGCACTTCGGCGAGCGGCCCGACGCGAGCCTGCGGCGGTCCGACCTCATGAACGCGGCGATCGACATGATGACGGGCCTGATGCGCCCCCTGGCGGAACTGCTGGTCACCCTTCCCTCGGGGCGCCGGGGCACGACCGCCGGACCCTCCTTCGAACTGGCGGAGCAGCCCGCTCCGGTGGCCCGCCCCGACGTGGCGAGGCGGGGCATCGCCCTGCGCCTCGACCACCTCGCGGCGGCCTGCGCCAAGCACCCGCTGGTGCCCGCGCGGGTGGGGGAGATGAGCGCCTTCTGGGCCGACCACTTCCGGCCGCCGCGCCACTGA